The following proteins are co-located in the Thermodesulfobacteriota bacterium genome:
- a CDS encoding response regulator encodes MNPAWTEAVRQAAVAVLRNCGLGESRAGPGAPVADPIRVAAATGVAIDLLGPRPGSLALLFPECYAADLAAAAFPLDCRPGEGIEAVEECLAELANLIAGYAAGALASQGLRVDLAPPRALPGPHPEVRLPPGAEAVLVPVASHRGTFLVVFSLCAPADAPGQDAVPDGGLALSKEIAMPKVRALVVDDSRVARSVVVRAFQQHGCEVVGLAENGEQAIEMFQRLKPDLVTLDLVMPQLDGVQALKQIKQIDPKAVVIVVSSVSKKETVVECIRAGAANFLLKPFDPARVGEVLAQCFPGRFGKEAPVAL; translated from the coding sequence TTGAACCCGGCCTGGACCGAGGCGGTACGCCAGGCCGCCGTGGCGGTGCTCCGCAACTGTGGCCTGGGCGAGAGCCGGGCGGGCCCGGGGGCACCGGTTGCAGACCCCATCCGGGTCGCCGCCGCCACGGGAGTGGCCATCGACCTGCTCGGGCCGCGGCCGGGATCCCTGGCACTCCTCTTCCCGGAATGCTACGCGGCGGACCTGGCCGCGGCCGCCTTTCCCCTGGATTGTCGCCCCGGGGAAGGCATCGAGGCCGTGGAAGAGTGTCTGGCCGAGCTCGCCAACCTGATTGCCGGTTACGCGGCCGGGGCCCTGGCTTCCCAGGGCCTTCGCGTCGACCTCGCCCCGCCCCGGGCCCTGCCCGGTCCCCACCCCGAGGTCCGGCTTCCCCCGGGGGCCGAGGCCGTCCTCGTCCCCGTGGCGAGCCACCGGGGAACGTTCCTCGTCGTCTTTTCCCTCTGTGCCCCTGCGGACGCGCCCGGCCAGGATGCCGTGCCCGATGGGGGCCTTGCCCTTTCCAAGGAGATCGCCATGCCCAAAGTGAGAGCCCTCGTCGTCGACGACTCCCGGGTGGCCCGAAGCGTGGTGGTTCGGGCCTTCCAGCAGCACGGCTGCGAGGTGGTGGGCCTTGCGGAGAACGGCGAGCAGGCCATCGAGATGTTCCAGAGGCTCAAGCCCGATCTCGTCACCCTCGACCTGGTGATGCCCCAGCTCGACGGCGTGCAGGCGCTCAAGCAGATCAAGCAGATCGACCCCAAGGCCGTGGTGATCGTGGTGAGCTCGGTGAGCAAGAAGGAGACCGTGGTGGAGTGCATCCGCGCCGGTGCGGCGAACTTCCTGCTCAAACCCTTCGATCCGGCACGGGTCGGCGAGGTCCTCGCCCAGTGCTTCCCCGGCCGGTTCGGGAAGGAAGCCCCCGTCGCCCTGTAG
- a CDS encoding protein-glutamate O-methyltransferase CheR, with amino-acid sequence MRKPEAVRVTPEEFRGIRDHVRGACGIALGDDKAYLVETRLGPLLPRFGLGSFGELRRALAQPGAGVLRRAVIDAIVTGETSWFRDEHPFRAYREVVLPRLHAERRKFRLWSAGCSTGQEPYSLAMGALEFYAGRGGARECRERVEILGTDVSEAALDAARAGFYDGLQVARGLAQVHRERHFRSEKDGWRVGDEVRSLVRFQAVNLLDPLGALGLFDGVFLRNVTIYFSEATKQAVLQKVARCLRPGGTLFLGATESLPALDGLFRPDRHGGATFYVRQEG; translated from the coding sequence ATGAGGAAACCGGAGGCGGTTCGGGTCACCCCGGAGGAGTTTCGGGGCATCCGCGACCACGTGCGCGGCGCCTGCGGGATCGCCCTGGGCGATGACAAGGCGTACCTGGTGGAGACGCGGCTCGGCCCCCTGCTCCCGAGGTTCGGCCTCGGGTCCTTCGGGGAGCTTCGGCGGGCACTGGCGCAACCGGGCGCGGGGGTGCTGCGCCGGGCCGTCATCGACGCCATCGTCACCGGCGAGACCTCGTGGTTCCGGGACGAGCACCCCTTTCGGGCCTACCGGGAGGTCGTGCTGCCGCGCCTCCACGCCGAGCGACGAAAGTTCCGGCTCTGGTCGGCCGGGTGCTCCACGGGCCAGGAGCCCTATTCCCTGGCCATGGGCGCCTTGGAGTTCTACGCAGGCCGCGGAGGCGCCAGGGAGTGCCGGGAGCGGGTGGAGATCCTGGGAACCGACGTCTCGGAGGCAGCCCTCGACGCGGCCCGGGCCGGGTTCTACGACGGACTCCAGGTCGCCCGGGGCCTCGCCCAGGTCCACCGGGAGCGCCACTTCCGCTCGGAGAAGGACGGCTGGCGCGTGGGAGACGAGGTGCGAAGCCTCGTGCGCTTCCAGGCCGTGAACCTGCTCGACCCCCTGGGGGCGTTGGGGCTCTTCGACGGGGTGTTCCTGCGCAACGTGACGATCTACTTTTCCGAGGCGACCAAGCAGGCGGTCCTCCAGAAGGTGGCCCGGTGCCTGCGACCGGGGGGAACCCTCTTCCTGGGGGCCACCGAGAGCCTCCCCGCGCTGGACGGCCTCTTTCGCCCCGACCGGCACGGGGGCGCCACCTTCTACGTGCGGCAGGAGGGGTAG
- a CDS encoding CheB methylesterase domain-containing protein, which produces MGEALRVLVVSAAAGSRRLWERAVAAVPGAAVVGAVATPRIGLVKAQAAGVDLVILDLDGTDISPSEAMDAWRAAHPAVEFLLTGERRDPAARKVAAALGKGALEFVARPPEEEAEEARVRQLQGRLGPLVGLCRSRRFARQELAPAGFPEPGPRFGSAGTAMAEAPPAPSRLPGSGLPRVEAVLIAVSTGGPEALGQVLPHLPAELGVPVIVVQHMPEALSASLARDLGSRSGLPVRVPSPGDPVLPGAVYLAPGGRHLLVERATGEPSAPTARRFATSDAPAENSVRPSADPLFRSAASAYDGTVLAVVMTGMGADGLAGVRALKKGHCYCLTQTAETCAVYGMPRCVDDAGLADERVPLGRLAQRIAALVAGRR; this is translated from the coding sequence GTGGGCGAGGCACTCCGCGTCCTGGTGGTAAGCGCCGCCGCCGGAAGCCGAAGGCTCTGGGAGCGGGCGGTCGCCGCCGTGCCGGGCGCCGCGGTGGTGGGGGCGGTGGCCACCCCCCGCATCGGGCTGGTCAAGGCGCAGGCGGCGGGCGTCGACCTGGTGATCCTCGACCTGGACGGAACGGACATTTCCCCTTCGGAGGCCATGGACGCGTGGCGAGCCGCCCATCCGGCGGTGGAGTTCCTTCTCACCGGCGAGCGCCGAGACCCCGCCGCCCGGAAGGTCGCCGCGGCCCTTGGCAAGGGGGCTCTGGAGTTCGTGGCCAGACCCCCCGAGGAAGAAGCCGAGGAGGCGCGGGTCCGACAGCTCCAGGGACGGCTTGGCCCCTTGGTGGGCCTTTGCCGGAGCCGGCGGTTCGCCCGCCAGGAGCTCGCGCCCGCCGGGTTCCCGGAGCCCGGCCCTCGTTTCGGGTCTGCCGGCACTGCCATGGCCGAGGCTCCGCCGGCGCCCTCCCGGCTCCCGGGCTCCGGACTGCCCCGGGTGGAAGCAGTTCTCATCGCCGTCTCCACGGGGGGGCCCGAGGCCCTGGGCCAGGTGCTTCCCCACCTGCCGGCCGAACTGGGGGTGCCGGTCATCGTGGTCCAGCACATGCCCGAGGCCTTGTCCGCCTCCCTGGCGCGGGACCTCGGCTCCCGGAGCGGGCTCCCGGTCCGGGTCCCTTCCCCGGGCGACCCGGTGCTCCCCGGGGCCGTCTACCTGGCCCCGGGAGGAAGGCACCTCCTGGTGGAGCGGGCCACCGGGGAGCCGAGCGCGCCGACGGCCCGGCGGTTCGCAACCAGCGACGCCCCTGCCGAGAACAGCGTGCGGCCGTCGGCGGACCCCCTCTTCCGGTCGGCCGCTTCCGCGTACGACGGCACCGTGCTCGCCGTGGTCATGACGGGCATGGGCGCCGACGGGCTTGCGGGCGTTCGGGCCCTCAAGAAAGGGCACTGCTACTGCCTCACCCAGACCGCCGAGACCTGCGCGGTGTACGGGATGCCCCGGTGTGTGGACGACGCCGGTCTGGCGGACGAGCGGGTGCCCTTGGGGCGGCTCGCGCAGCGGATCGCCGCTCTGGTGGCGGGCCGCAGATGA
- a CDS encoding chemotaxis protein CheW: MSTRQFVTFSVGGLLAGLDVRNVREINRLPEITPVPRAPAFVRGLVNLRGQTVTVFDLGACLAVGRCLLSEESRNVVLKADAVGLLVDRVGDVVRAEGGEVEPPPANAAEIDAELVEGVVQLPEDLLLILSVPRLLDPARLRAPAQPPSGARS, encoded by the coding sequence ATGTCCACACGGCAGTTCGTCACCTTTTCCGTAGGCGGCCTTCTGGCCGGGCTCGACGTGCGCAACGTGCGGGAGATCAACCGCCTGCCCGAGATCACCCCCGTTCCGCGCGCTCCGGCCTTCGTCCGGGGGCTCGTGAATCTGCGGGGCCAGACGGTCACGGTCTTCGACCTGGGTGCCTGCCTCGCGGTGGGACGATGCCTTCTCTCGGAGGAGAGCCGCAACGTGGTCCTCAAGGCCGACGCCGTGGGGCTGTTGGTAGACCGGGTGGGCGATGTGGTCCGGGCCGAGGGCGGGGAGGTGGAGCCCCCTCCGGCCAACGCCGCAGAGATCGACGCAGAGCTCGTGGAGGGGGTCGTCCAGCTCCCGGAGGATCTCCTCCTCATTCTCTCGGTACCCCGGCTCCTGGACCCGGCCCGGCTCCGGGCTCCGGCGCAGCCGCCTTCCGGGGCCCGGAGCTGA
- a CDS encoding chemotaxis protein CheW, with translation MADFDEALFHEFVAECREHLEQIEPDLLALETGGLEVPAETVNRVFRAVHSIKGAAGFLGFSAIQGLGHSMENVLMRIRDGEMAPRPDVVDALLIGLDRLARMVGDVDGEGQDPCSDLVVRLDALVAPAPGPPPGAPSPLPPLPPAGKLSFAGDGGLTVRGPPALGDHTFPVDPAALAREVTPVYAVWVRGAEDLAGKGRTLSEFSAGLAPFGSCLASDGGSKGEVPEGAVFHWLFKSVLDPDMVAIALDLPPAQIRRLRAEDLAVAARSEVAASGLSEAAVEEAAAGPTPHSDLPPAAEGKGKADSPPEGAGRTNPVTAPQPETVRVAVELLDRLMDLAGELVLGRNQLRRELEQLEEQRPRLTQLMGHVGQVTSGIQEHIMRLRMQPVGSVLNKFPRVVRDLSRQLAKEVELTVEGAEVELDRSILEGLSDPLTHLVRNCVDHGIESPAEREARGKPRAGSLRLRAFHEGGQVNLTVTDDGAGIDAARVVEKAVARGFLTAAAAESLGDQERLNLILLPGLSTARTITGVSGRGVGMDVVKTNVEKLGGHLELESSPGRGTTVRLRLPLTLAIIPSLVVGAEGQRFAVPQVNVKELVCVRAGDPARRVERAGEADVLRLRGRLLPLVRLADVLGLDRTYRDPGAPLGTPPRADRRGRLGDRRGEGGAPDEAGLRQGAPDRRSHWQSDLYVVVLRAGANRFGLVVDELFDNEEIVVKPLSRYLQECRWFSGATILGDGRVAMILDAPGIAETSNLRFPETPPGEGESDARPADARRALLVFHNALEEQFALPLSSIARLEQVDPREIQRVGGREVVARRGTGVPILRLEQLLPVRPSPPDLEEVFLIVPKSRQPVSAILASRIQDTVEAAAEVRRDPSDSRWVLGTAVLGGRVTTFLDPDELRAAAEAGGARGS, from the coding sequence GTGGCGGACTTCGACGAGGCCCTCTTCCACGAGTTCGTGGCGGAGTGCCGGGAGCACCTGGAGCAGATCGAGCCCGACCTCCTGGCCCTGGAGACGGGCGGCCTGGAGGTGCCGGCCGAGACCGTGAACCGGGTCTTCCGGGCGGTCCACAGCATCAAGGGGGCGGCGGGGTTCCTGGGGTTCTCGGCCATCCAGGGGCTGGGCCACTCCATGGAAAACGTCCTCATGCGGATTCGGGACGGGGAGATGGCACCCCGCCCCGACGTCGTCGACGCCCTCCTCATCGGCCTGGACCGGCTCGCCCGGATGGTGGGGGACGTGGACGGCGAAGGCCAGGACCCCTGCTCCGACCTCGTGGTCCGGCTCGACGCCCTGGTAGCGCCGGCGCCGGGACCGCCTCCCGGCGCGCCTTCGCCCCTTCCCCCGCTCCCGCCCGCAGGGAAACTGTCCTTCGCTGGGGATGGGGGCCTCACGGTGCGCGGACCGCCTGCCCTCGGCGACCACACCTTCCCGGTGGACCCCGCGGCCCTGGCGCGCGAGGTGACGCCGGTCTATGCCGTCTGGGTGCGGGGGGCGGAGGACCTGGCCGGCAAAGGGCGCACCCTGAGCGAGTTCTCGGCGGGTCTCGCGCCCTTCGGGTCGTGCCTCGCCTCCGACGGGGGTTCCAAGGGCGAAGTCCCCGAGGGCGCGGTGTTCCACTGGCTCTTCAAGTCCGTGCTCGACCCGGACATGGTGGCCATCGCCCTCGACCTCCCCCCGGCGCAGATCCGGCGGCTCCGGGCGGAAGACCTCGCCGTGGCGGCGCGTTCGGAGGTCGCCGCGTCCGGGTTGTCCGAGGCCGCGGTGGAGGAAGCGGCCGCCGGCCCGACGCCCCACTCCGACCTTCCCCCGGCAGCCGAGGGGAAGGGGAAGGCCGACTCCCCCCCGGAAGGGGCGGGACGAACGAACCCGGTGACGGCGCCCCAGCCCGAGACGGTGCGGGTTGCCGTCGAGCTCCTGGACCGCCTCATGGATCTGGCGGGGGAGCTCGTGCTGGGGCGCAACCAGCTTCGCCGGGAGCTCGAGCAACTCGAAGAACAGAGGCCGCGCCTCACCCAGCTCATGGGGCACGTGGGCCAGGTCACCAGCGGGATACAGGAACACATCATGCGGCTGCGGATGCAGCCCGTGGGCAGCGTGCTCAACAAGTTCCCCCGGGTGGTGCGAGACCTCTCGCGCCAGCTCGCCAAGGAGGTGGAGCTCACGGTCGAGGGGGCGGAGGTGGAGCTCGACCGCTCCATCCTGGAGGGGCTTTCGGACCCGCTCACCCACCTGGTGCGAAACTGCGTGGACCACGGCATCGAGTCGCCGGCAGAGCGAGAGGCCCGGGGCAAGCCCCGGGCGGGTTCGCTTCGCCTTCGCGCCTTCCACGAGGGGGGGCAGGTCAACCTCACCGTAACCGACGACGGAGCGGGCATCGACGCGGCTCGGGTCGTGGAGAAGGCCGTGGCCCGGGGGTTCCTGACCGCCGCCGCGGCGGAGAGCCTGGGGGACCAGGAGCGGCTCAACCTGATCCTGCTCCCGGGGCTCAGCACGGCCCGGACCATCACCGGCGTCTCCGGGCGAGGGGTGGGGATGGACGTGGTCAAGACCAACGTGGAGAAGTTGGGGGGGCACCTGGAGCTGGAGAGCAGTCCGGGCCGCGGCACCACGGTGCGGCTGCGGCTACCCCTCACCCTGGCCATCATCCCCTCCCTGGTGGTGGGGGCCGAGGGGCAGCGCTTCGCGGTGCCCCAGGTCAACGTGAAGGAGCTCGTGTGCGTGCGGGCGGGGGATCCCGCGCGCCGGGTGGAGCGGGCGGGGGAGGCCGACGTGTTGCGGCTGCGGGGGCGGCTCCTGCCCCTGGTGCGCCTGGCCGACGTCCTGGGGCTCGACCGCACCTATCGCGACCCGGGCGCCCCCCTCGGCACCCCCCCAAGGGCGGACCGGCGGGGCCGGCTGGGTGACCGGCGGGGGGAGGGCGGCGCGCCCGACGAGGCAGGGCTTCGGCAAGGGGCTCCCGACCGGCGCAGCCACTGGCAGAGCGACCTCTACGTGGTGGTGCTGCGGGCGGGTGCGAACCGCTTCGGCCTGGTGGTGGACGAGCTCTTCGACAACGAGGAGATCGTGGTGAAGCCCCTTTCCCGCTACCTCCAGGAGTGCCGATGGTTTTCGGGGGCGACGATCCTGGGGGACGGGAGGGTGGCCATGATCCTCGACGCCCCGGGGATCGCCGAGACCTCGAACCTGCGCTTCCCGGAGACCCCTCCGGGAGAAGGGGAGTCCGACGCCCGCCCCGCCGACGCCCGCCGGGCGCTCCTGGTCTTCCACAACGCCCTGGAGGAGCAGTTTGCCCTGCCCCTGTCGAGCATTGCCCGCCTGGAGCAGGTGGATCCCCGGGAGATCCAGCGGGTCGGGGGGCGGGAGGTGGTGGCTCGCCGGGGCACCGGTGTTCCCATCTTGCGCCTGGAGCAGCTCTTGCCGGTGCGGCCCTCGCCGCCGGACCTGGAGGAGGTGTTCCTCATCGTGCCCAAGTCCCGGCAACCGGTGTCCGCCATCCTGGCCTCCCGGATCCAGGACACCGTGGAGGCGGCTGCCGAGGTGCGCCGCGACCCCTCGGACTCGCGATGGGTTTTGGGTACGGCGGTCCTGGGGGGCCGGGTCACGACCTTCCTCGACCCCGACGAGCTCCGGGCCGCGGCGGAGGCCGGAGGCGCCCGAGGCTCTTGA
- a CDS encoding methyl-accepting chemotaxis protein: MKLHVKLNLSLLSGLLVVVGVAQSAQYLSSSRLIARLSTDTLEVMREREHANAKNLFRSVEKAVAGSLERGEMDKFTRILADQRQVEGLLEFSLYDRAGAVTHSTHASNLKKTLSPDLARQLSASPEMLLVPRPEAIEVYKAEQVTDDCVRCHHDWPLGSVGGYTALRFSTQALTEAEAKAQAALASARSTSLLVSLLALGGIALFFVIAMAFCVNRFVRTPLGHVMAELKDLSAGEGDLRKRLEAKTGDELGELASLFNRFLEKLQAMIGNVADNVHGLKAASGELSGASDEIAAQASRMGEQSGHANAEVGGASQSIRSVAVAAEEVSAQVAQVAQASSRVSGSVEEVDRATEAVSRNLNGVASAAEQMSASVGSVAAAIEQMYASLNEVAKGAGRGASLSRNAASSTDQTSAIVGTLGTSAKEIGEVVELIKGIAGQTNLLALNATIEAAGAGEAGKGFAVVANEVKELARQTAKATEDIRRKVEGMQANTASAVGAIEAIVGFITEINGIMSTFATAVEEQTATTNEISRNVSEAAAAASTVSRNVQEAAATAAATSKSLAGAARAGTEVSANLEEVAKAVTGIASDAAAAADYTEKASGHVGRVHGDVGAAVQGANRVHLSAEQLAALAGRLDEVVKQFRI, encoded by the coding sequence ATGAAGCTGCACGTCAAGCTCAACCTCTCCCTCCTCTCGGGGCTGCTGGTCGTGGTGGGCGTAGCCCAGTCGGCCCAGTACCTGAGCTCTTCCCGGCTGATTGCCCGGCTCTCGACGGACACCCTGGAGGTGATGCGGGAGAGGGAGCACGCCAACGCGAAGAACCTCTTCCGTTCGGTGGAGAAGGCGGTGGCCGGCTCCCTGGAGCGGGGCGAGATGGACAAGTTCACCCGGATCCTCGCCGACCAGCGGCAGGTGGAGGGCCTCCTGGAGTTTTCCCTCTACGACCGCGCAGGGGCGGTGACCCACTCCACCCACGCGAGCAATCTCAAGAAGACTCTCTCCCCGGACCTCGCCCGGCAGCTCTCCGCCTCTCCCGAGATGCTCCTGGTCCCGCGGCCGGAGGCCATCGAGGTCTACAAGGCCGAGCAGGTCACCGACGACTGCGTGCGCTGCCACCACGACTGGCCGCTGGGCTCGGTAGGGGGCTACACGGCGCTCCGGTTCTCCACCCAGGCCCTGACGGAGGCCGAGGCGAAGGCCCAGGCGGCCCTGGCCAGCGCCAGGTCCACTTCTCTCCTGGTCTCCCTGCTCGCCCTCGGCGGAATCGCGCTCTTTTTCGTCATCGCCATGGCCTTTTGCGTCAACCGGTTCGTGCGCACCCCCCTGGGCCACGTGATGGCGGAGCTCAAGGATCTCTCGGCCGGCGAAGGGGATCTGCGAAAGCGCCTGGAGGCCAAGACCGGCGACGAGCTCGGGGAGCTCGCCTCCCTCTTCAATCGGTTCCTGGAGAAGCTCCAGGCCATGATCGGCAACGTGGCCGACAACGTGCACGGCCTCAAGGCCGCTTCGGGCGAGCTCTCCGGCGCGTCCGACGAGATTGCCGCCCAGGCTTCGCGGATGGGAGAGCAGTCGGGACACGCCAACGCCGAGGTTGGGGGGGCGTCCCAGAGCATCCGGAGCGTGGCGGTGGCCGCCGAGGAAGTGAGCGCCCAGGTGGCCCAGGTGGCCCAGGCGTCGAGCCGGGTCTCGGGGAGCGTGGAAGAGGTGGACCGCGCCACGGAAGCGGTGTCTCGAAACCTCAACGGGGTCGCTTCGGCCGCCGAGCAGATGTCGGCCTCGGTGGGTTCGGTGGCGGCCGCCATCGAGCAGATGTACGCATCGCTCAACGAGGTGGCCAAGGGCGCCGGCCGGGGGGCGAGCCTGTCGCGCAACGCGGCGAGCAGCACCGATCAGACCTCGGCGATCGTGGGTACCCTGGGCACCTCGGCCAAGGAGATCGGCGAGGTGGTGGAGCTGATCAAGGGGATCGCGGGCCAGACGAACCTCCTGGCTCTCAACGCCACCATCGAGGCGGCGGGGGCCGGCGAGGCGGGCAAGGGCTTTGCCGTGGTGGCCAACGAGGTCAAGGAGCTGGCGCGCCAGACCGCCAAGGCCACGGAGGACATCCGGCGCAAGGTCGAGGGGATGCAGGCGAACACCGCATCGGCGGTGGGGGCCATCGAGGCGATCGTGGGGTTCATCACCGAGATCAACGGCATCATGAGCACCTTTGCCACCGCGGTGGAGGAGCAGACCGCCACGACCAACGAGATCTCTCGCAACGTCTCCGAGGCGGCGGCGGCAGCGAGCACGGTGTCCCGCAACGTCCAGGAGGCCGCGGCCACGGCGGCCGCCACCTCGAAAAGCCTGGCGGGGGCGGCCCGGGCGGGCACGGAGGTCTCGGCCAACCTGGAGGAGGTAGCCAAGGCGGTCACGGGCATCGCCTCCGACGCGGCGGCGGCGGCCGACTACACCGAGAAGGCCTCGGGGCACGTGGGCCGGGTCCATGGAGACGTGGGGGCCGCGGTACAGGGCGCCAACCGCGTCCACCTCTCCGCCGAGCAGCTCGCCGCACTGGCGGGGCGGCTCGACGAAGTGGTGAAGCAGTTTCGCATCTGA